From a single Leptospirillum ferriphilum genomic region:
- a CDS encoding ArsR/SmtB family transcription factor: protein MEPTFEQAEELAGMFHLLGDVNRLRLICACLEEAVCVQDLADRFSLPPSLVSHHLRLLKAARIMRAERRGKQVFYTVNDEHVRRVLSDMTIHVAEDTGGER, encoded by the coding sequence ATGGAACCGACTTTTGAGCAGGCCGAAGAATTGGCGGGCATGTTCCATCTGCTTGGCGACGTCAATCGGCTGCGACTGATTTGTGCTTGCCTTGAGGAAGCGGTCTGCGTCCAAGATCTGGCCGATCGCTTCAGCCTGCCCCCTTCTCTGGTGAGTCACCACTTGCGTCTGCTGAAGGCGGCACGCATCATGCGTGCCGAGCGACGTGGCAAGCAGGTGTTCTACACAGTCAACGATGAGCACGTGCGTCGGGTACTTAGCGATATGACGATCCACGTCGCTGAAGACACTGGGGGCGAACGTTAA
- a CDS encoding cation diffusion facilitator family transporter, translating to MSPDVDKRYLTIALALLLAFMAVEVVAGLKASSLALISDAGHMLTDAGAIAMSLAVMRLAQRPAGGRFTFGFKRAEIFSAQINGLTLVALAGWFLIEAVRRLIWPPAVDGLLVTWVALAGIVVNLLATWSMSKANRESLNVEGSFQHILTDLYAFIVTAIAGALIHWTHFYRFDALAALVVAALMLRAGVGLLKESGRVFLESAPKGVDSDVIGDTLAADPGVCEVHDLHVWEVTSGFTALSAHVLVPSDKPCHGECHAVRRRLSVLLAERFDIEHVTLQVDHFHTEYRIPMQEIRQSMSAS from the coding sequence ATCAGTCCGGATGTGGACAAGCGCTATCTGACGATCGCGCTGGCGTTGCTGCTGGCCTTTATGGCAGTCGAAGTCGTCGCGGGCCTGAAGGCCTCCTCGCTGGCACTGATATCGGATGCAGGGCACATGCTCACCGATGCGGGTGCAATCGCGATGTCGCTGGCTGTGATGCGTCTGGCGCAGCGGCCCGCAGGAGGTCGGTTTACCTTCGGCTTCAAGCGCGCTGAAATCTTCAGTGCCCAGATCAACGGTCTGACATTGGTGGCATTGGCCGGCTGGTTTCTGATTGAGGCAGTGCGCCGCCTGATCTGGCCGCCTGCGGTCGATGGACTGCTCGTGACCTGGGTCGCCCTGGCGGGTATTGTCGTGAACCTGTTGGCGACGTGGTCGATGAGCAAGGCCAATCGGGAGAGCCTCAACGTCGAAGGTAGCTTTCAGCACATTCTCACCGATCTGTACGCCTTCATCGTCACCGCAATCGCTGGCGCTTTGATCCACTGGACGCATTTCTACCGCTTCGATGCGCTCGCCGCCCTGGTGGTGGCGGCCTTGATGCTACGCGCGGGGGTGGGTCTGCTCAAGGAATCGGGGCGTGTCTTCCTCGAGTCCGCCCCCAAGGGGGTGGACTCGGATGTCATCGGCGACACATTGGCTGCAGATCCGGGCGTGTGCGAGGTGCATGACCTGCATGTCTGGGAGGTAACGTCTGGCTTTACTGCCCTATCCGCGCACGTCCTTGTACCCAGTGACAAGCCTTGCCACGGAGAGTGCCATGCGGTGCGTCGCCGCCTTAGCGTACTGCTTGCCGAGCGTTTTGACATCGAGCACGTGACGCTCCAGGTGGACCACTTCCACACCGAGTACCGGATCCCCATGCAGGAGATTCGCCAGTCCATGTCCGCTTCCTGA